aaatatcacaatataaattaatagaatCAGTAAACAAAAAATCTAAATATATAGaacaaattaaaagaaatttagaaaatttaaaaaaaaagaagtcaTATGAAGAACttctatatatatctatGAACGagtgtaataaaaaaatttatcatgAGTTCAGTAAAATACCTGATTTATTTCGTGATATATCTGAAATGAGTGAGTATAGTAAAAATGAGGTAATACATTATGAACACCATGATCAAAGAACGCATCATTTAGATAAGGAAATTCATACAttatataatgataaaaataactgTTCATCACTAATATGccgtaatttaaaaaataactttaattttctaaattGTAAATcattgaaaaataataatttatctttaagtaatgatgaaaatagtattatacataaaagaaataaggaatttatagaagaaaattcaaaaactatagaaaatatatctCATAAATCTATTATAGAAAGTGAACGTacagataataataataataataataaagtatatcgtataaaaaagtttttaatgAACATATTTAAACGTTCTAAAATGAACGATAAtctaaataatgaaaatgaaataggTGAAAACACAAATAACGAAGTACAtcttaatgaaaatataaatgtcgTTGCATGTActttaaaaaaggaaaataccGAAGATTCAGAGTGCaaaggaaaatataattatgaaaaaaaggaTTTCATAAAGAATGACaatgatattatttttagaGAAATAGAAAACTGTTCCAATAGTGagataaaatataaagatgaAGTACTCCCATCCTGTGAATTATCTAAAACAGAATATTGTAATTATGAAGTAAAAGAacaaaaagtatataaaaatgaaaaattcaaaaaagagtgtaaaataaatatttttgaaaataatgaatcaACAAATAGTGAATCAAATATTGTTGGATCTATTAACAATGATTTAACTAATAAAGAATTAGAGAACGCTCATTTTGAGAATAAGggtattaaaattaatgaatcaATAAATGAATGCatagaaaaagataattcaaaaaatattaatgatgATATTcataatgaattaataaatttaaaagaattaaatagtgaaaaaaaagaatgtaTAAAAGAATCTAATAGTATATGCAAAGAAAtcaatgaaatatttaatgaagaattaaaaaataaggaaataAATGAGaataaaattcaaaataGTAAAACAAAagatgatgatgatgatgaaTTTTCTGATAATGCTCAATCTGGAAAAGAATATTCACATCAAATTGAAATAGAGCATAGTAATTCAGAAGAATGCATATCAGAAGAAAAATCAAAAGAAAGTGAAATACAAGAAAAAGATTCAATAGGAGTAATGAATACAAAGAACAAGGAAGTAGATGAAAATGACTtcggaaaagaaaaaaaaaaattagaaaataataacacaattgaaaataaatcaGATGAAATCGAATTAAGTTATGATGAATCAAAtggtaataataaattaaatgaagtTGTTGATAATGGGAATCAGTATGATGATGAAgttgaagaaaatgaaaacgAATCAAATGAAagtaatagtaataataatcatttaaatgaagataaaTCAGATGATAGTCAATCAGGTAGCAATCCAACTAATGAAGAAGTATCAAAAGATAATCAGACAAAAGATAGTAAATCTATTGAAAATGAatcaaatgaagaaataaatagtTATCATACAAATGAAGATGaaggaaataataataataattcagatgataataaatcaaatgaaAATCAAGTATATGATAATTACTCAATAGAAGACAAACCAAATAACAACGACTTAAATGAATATGAGTTAGacgataataaaaaattagatgaAGAAGAATCAAATGATATTGaatcaaatgaaaatgaattaaatgaaGATGAGGTATATAATAGTGAGTCAGACGATAATAAATCTGAAAGTAATAAGTCAAATGAAAGTGATTCAAATAATACTActtcaaataataatgaatctGATGATTCTGACTTATATGATAATCagttaaatgaaaatgaattaagTGATAATGAATCAAATGATAGAgaatcatataaaaatacatcAGATGAAAATGAATCTAACAATAATGGATCAGATTATTACTCAGAAGAATCAAACGAAGGCGATAATCAccaaggaaaaaaaaaaaatagaattaataTTACAAgcaaaaaatatgaattagaaaaaatagagGAATCCTATAGTAGtgataatattttatcatttgatAAAGTATCACTTTCTAACGAAATAGATGATGaacaaattattaatttcttaaaatataaaaaaaaaaatactgatacaaaaaaatatagagaatacttaaaaaatatactaacATGCGATAAGACATGTTCTATTAAGGATCATGCGAGTGAAAAAGatacatttattaaaaaaataaagaaattatgtgacttaataaaaaataagaagtTCAAggataaatatatgaattattGGAAATGTAAAGTACATTTTAAATGCTGTAAACTTCAAAGagcatataaaatatttttgatgaTTATTTGCTCGATGgttaaagaaattaataaattaacaaaagAACTAAATGATATGagtaatttcatttttataaattcaggaattgaaaattatttaaatgaaaataacatTTCTGTTATTGAAAAAAGTAAATCAGATAATGATTTaattgaaaattattttagtgaaaataatataataaatgattttttttttaatgaaaatttttcaaaagaagaaaaaaaaaagaaatatatttcatacaTACCATTAGAAAACTATAGAATATTGTTACTATGTTTGAGGGATATATTTAATGAGAAAAATTTAGTagaacaattaaaaaatatttcttattaCATAGAATTTGATAATTATATACCTAATTATTGTAATTCCTTTTATGATAAAttcaaaattaattataattatttatatcatataCAAAGTTTATATCATAATAGTGTTCCAACTATTGAATGCataaatatgtttatttcgtgtttaaattataattattctaaaattcataaaaaaaaacctcTTTTCAAATATGACCTAaacaataattatttattatctcTTCCTTTTGTATATTGTTGCGATGTTCAAATAATAAGGCatttagaatttttaaaattgaaGGAAACATGCcagaaaattattaaaaataataagatatatgaaaaatttttaaatcatcttttttcatatatatttgatgAATCATATTTTATCATTCCTTTTTTTACCTCTTAtggaaaatttttaattattattaaaacaaatcgaaataaaaatactgaAACTTCGATtgattcattaaaaaataaaaattcaattaCATATGATGTGATAATTAATAGTTTTGTGTTCCCCAATGATAGCAGTTTTCATGcaattattcatttttctcatatttttataaaatgtttaaaaaacttttttaaaacaagAAATTCAGATGAAAATATCCCTGAAATATCATTTgcaaatttattaaatatagagAAACAACAAATTATATATCAAGTAATATAATaaggaaataataaaaaattaaaaatatattaaaattataagatAAATCATAAAAGAAAGATATTATatactattatttttgttttatctttttgatcatttctttctttctttcttttttttttttataggaaATAGAAACTAGTAAGAATAGGaatgaaattattattaacatgCTTTTTCTTATAGAATCTTTTTTCAAGTTAGATTTActgtatttatattatttcagatgaatatttaatattatttagactgatattttattttatctattttattttattttttttttttagcaatacaaaaaaaataagagttCCTAAGGAGTTTAATCAAGGATTAAGATTTTTATACATTACCAGATTAATagaattttttcataaaaaagatttaaatatataaaataaattaagttATTTAAACTTAatcttattaaaaaaaacatatatatattttgatatcttttatttctaaattatcaaccatattttataaaatttaatttgttttattaaaaaacattttgAAAGTACAAGAACAGTTTATACCTAGAAAAAcattttcctttattttatatattaaagtaATATtcttgaaaataatttacatttttttaatttattattatgtcTAATTTAACaaagataataaagaaatttatattattttattttattttttttctttgaaaaatatattacttaaacaaaattaatatatgcaTTTATATGAATGTGCCTGCATATATTCCTTaatattcttattattttgtagtaataaaaaattactttGTTTTAATTGAAATTAATAGTAAActtcctaaaaaaaaattttttttttttttattctttatataaatttttactaaaaaaagtgtataactttttttattattaacgggcttcttaatttaaattttaaatgttgCATATATAGGAAAATGATCACTAGGGTGATGTATATATGTAGTTTTATAAGGTATAAATCccaaaaagaattttatgaaaaacaAGGATCTAAAATTATCTTGAATAGCTGTTTGGGGAACAATAACTTTAATATCAGAATCATTAGAAACTAATATATAATCTAATGtatgtttatatttataagtgtaatcattttctatatatCTACAATAATCATTTAAGAAGGTATCAAAAGTTGTTTCTAATGATTCTTTTGTAATAtaactatttaaaaaatgttttgataaaactttttctaaaaataatttatcaacATCATATCTGATATTAAGGTCAccaacaaaaaataaaggttcatatttcttaataaaattacttGGAATACCCTCGTAAACCCATTTACATAATTCACTCAACTGCTGTAGTCTAGAATTTTGATGTTCTATTTTATCACCAGCTTGTAAATGAGTTGCTATaacattaattattttattttttacatgacattttaaatatatagcTCCCTTTGAGCAAAATATATCAGGAAATTTGCTACAGGAATATATTAATGCAtgtttttgtaaaattttgtGTTTTGATAAAACTATTACACCCCCATTGAAAAGCTGATAAAATTTAGCATTCCCAGTGATAGTATCAAAATTTGAGagatttatattatcataaatttctttttcatttttattattcttatttttaattagttTTTCTTGTATCTTTATCATATTATCTCTTACATTTGGCGTTAAAAAGGAAGTGGTTTCTTCATTCTTACTTAAATCACTTGAACTTAAAGACGTATCTTTTTCTTTGTCATATAAAACATCAGCATTATAACACGAATTGCTTTTATAACTTTTTCCTACTACATTTGTATGATATGGAAATCTCTTTTTCATTTCTCCACTTgttaataattcaaaaatcTTCTTTGTAAAAACTTCATTTAGTACTAATATatcaatattatataaatcatcAAGGGCACTGATATATTCAATTATTGCATTTCTTCTCATCCAACTGTTTAAATGTATACTAAAAGGAATAGATAACATTTGAATATTATATGACATGATAGttaatttatcttttctTAATGTTTCTAATGAAAtcatctttttatttataacattagaaataatttttcttttaattactTATTAATACGCTATCAGAAATACACAcctctttaattttttttttcttctttttatttaaatttcttaataatagcatatatatatgatgttattttattttatattttccttttctttttttttacatcatttaattttagtaatattcataattataatattcataatattaatattcataatattaatattaaaagataataaacatactaaaaaaaaaaaaaaaaaacagaatgttactaaaaaattttagagTTCGTAAGGATAAAAAAACCCACATATGCCTATTCTTTGgatgaattttttaaaaaaccaaaaaaaaaaattttttaatttttaaagtaaattgaattaaaagaaatgagtatttatttatttgtattgCTACTTCTTATTTTACTTTTGTAGATTTATATTACTTatctgaattttttttttttttttttttttttttgatattagAAAGTTCATAATGTTTAGTCTTtttatgtctttttttttttttttttattgtatatcagaaatttttttgatttttatttcatttagcAACATAAATTACTGATTATTATACAAATATAGTAATccaaaaatttattaattatttttaatttattttaatataaatgatttatccataattttgtataaaaaaataaaaatatattcatccgtttatttctataaatttaaaaaaaaaaaaaaaaaaggttttCCAGATAGAAAACATAACGGAAAcaagttttttttaaataattctttcttaaaaattaaatgaaattttaaatttaatataataaaaagtaatatttaatttttaatttacataaaaagaaaaaaaaatttatatcatGTGCATTAAATAGATGTATTTATACcgtatatatacttatattAACAAAACTCTTTTCAatatgattaaaaaaaaattacaaaatacACTTACTATATAAGAGATAGtatgaattttattaatatttaaaaaaagtattcctttttatataaatgttcttatattgttttttaaaaaattaaatgtattCTACacataaaatattcttatgatatattttaatcCTTTTTCAgaatattctattttttttttttataaatttacgtcattctttaaaaaattatgaaaaaagaagaaaataaattggaaaaactaaaaatatagaattcttttttatttcaattattatagttttttttctttttttttttttgtttattattaatatctaTAGATGAATTTATACcaaaacatttttaattctttttatcgCGTTGTGCGAAACtaaatatttgtatataaagaataaaaatatataattttatatcagggagatatatatataatgtaaaaatttttttaattataataaaaaagaatttatgtaaattatGGATAATTTAAACAGAAGTAATagtttaaattaaaatatacattcataaaataaatgtatttttattaaattcttatatttttttttacttttaattaCTTTATACAAGAAAacttaaatattttgttcttataatttatttttctatttcagaTGATATAATTAGAATAAATGTTGGTGGAAAGATATATATGACAACACTTAAGTTAATTTGTCAATACAAAAATTCACATTTATATGAAATTGTTTTaggtaaaaataatatacaaaaactcttatttttttattactgaAGAATTTACTAAAgaaactttttaaattatgtataatatatatatttaattatttttattttttttaggaaAGTTGAAAGAAATATCACAGTATACAAGTAAATATCTTCTtaacattttataaatattccttttattaaaaaatttttttttttttaggtgATTTCAATAAAAGGGAAATATTTATAGATAGAAATGGTTTGccttttttataaaacaaaataattattttaattataaaaatgctattattaataattatatgaaattatatatatatatggcaataattaaaaattatgttattaataatatacatGAGATTCTTATAtaaatgtttatattttcatcattatatccattaataataatatatacataatttttattaatttaatttttaatatataggAAATAgatttgaatatattttaga
The sequence above is drawn from the Plasmodium relictum strain SGS1 genome assembly, chromosome: 14 genome and encodes:
- a CDS encoding sphingomyelin phosphodiesterase, putative, producing the protein MISLETLRKDKLTIMSYNIQMLSIPFSIHLNSWMRRNAIIEYISALDDLYNIDILVLNEVFTKKIFELLTSGEMKKRFPYHTNVVGKSYKSNSCYNADVLYDKEKDTSLSSSDLSKNEETTSFLTPNVRDNMIKIQEKLIKNKNNKNEKEIYDNINLSNFDTITGNAKFYQLFNGGVIVLSKHKILQKHALIYSCSKFPDIFCSKGAIYLKCHVKNKIINVIATHLQAGDKIEHQNSRLQQLSELCKWVYEGIPSNFIKKYEPLFFVGDLNIRYDVDKLFLEKVLSKHFLNSYITKESLETTFDTFLNDYCRYIENDYTYKYKHTLDYILVSNDSDIKVIVPQTAIQDNFRSLFFIKFFLGFIPYKTTYIHHPSDHFPIYATFKI